The Oryza glaberrima chromosome 5, OglaRS2, whole genome shotgun sequence DNA segment CGCAGAGCGCCATAGCCTCGGATCCAGAAGCGGAATTCGGTGGAGGTCTCGGGCACCTGGATCGATCGGAGGAAGGGAAGGCGGAGCAGCGGTGatggggaaggcggcggcggtggggacggcggtggtggtggccgcggcggtcggggtggcggtggtgctggcgcggaggcggaggaggagggacctGGAGCTGGTGGAGGGAGCCGCggcggagaggaagaggaaggtggcggcggtgatcgAGGACGTGGAGCACGCGCTGTCGACCCCGACGGCGCTGCTGCGGGGCATCTCGGACGCCATGGTCACCGAGATGGAGCGAGGCCTGCGCGGGGACAGCCACGCCATGGTCAAGATGCTCATCACCTACGTCGACAACCTCCCCACCGGGTAAGCGCCTCGATTCCGATCTGATCTCTGATTCCTTTCGTTTTTCGTATTATGTTTCCTTTCGTTTTTCGTATTATGGGTTTGGAACTTTGTGATCTAAAAAGTTTGGAATTGGGAAAGGTCTCGTATTGATGCGAATCGTTCGGGAACAAATCTAGTAGTGACGCGCGTAACCGTGGGGATTTATCTCCGTGCTCTGATTAGGACCGACTGACCTTTTGATGGGATGGTAGGAAATGTGCGAATtctttttatgatgtttgtacgAAAATCAGATTCCCCCGAAAATTGCGCCTAGTGGTGATCCGAAGAGAATGGGAACAATAATCTCCCATTTGATCTTCATGTGGTTTTGGTGTCTCGTATTCGTgaattgggattttttttttgtacgttCCGATCGAAGCTAGATCAATCCTAGCTTTGCCAAACAATATAAGCCATTTGTTATaactgaaaaagttatgtaACCACAAGGAAACGCTTGCTCTCGGACTCTGCTGAGGAGAGCCAAGCCAAATTGGCTCATACCAGTGATTGAAGGAAAAATGTGGAGTCGTGGGCATCTGAAATTGCTTCTCATGCACCAGGACGCAGGATTTCGGTGATGGGGGTACAGAGTTACTAAAGCATCAtgcaatgagaaaaaaaatgaaatgctaGTATGTGTTATTAACACAAACATAAATCAttgttatagaaaaaaatataaagtagCCAAGAGAAAATGATAATACTCTTGACAAGGATGATTTTTGTGCTTGAAAATGATTGTTTTAATTTAGCTGATTGTGCATACACATACTATACATACATGTTATAGATTATAGATCACATTTGTTTGCTAAAACAATTTGCGGGGTACCGGATTACGAACTGTACCCCTCATGTCCTTGTGTAAACAGGATTCTACATAGAACTCAAACAAGATAGATAAATTAGCCTATCTAAGCTAGGAAAGATAGGTCTCCCGTCAACATATCCTATCGTTCTCAGATGATCTTCGGTTTTGTGATCTATAGTAGATCATCCATTTGTTCCTACTTTGGCTCTTTAGGATTTCTGATTATgatatgtgattaattaatttgatcgtCCATTTGTTCCTACTTTGGCTCTTTAGGATTTCTGATTATgatatgtgattaattaatttcttgttGGTTTGATTTGTTAAGGCTTCAGTGACAGGTAATTAACTAATGTATGGCAGAGAGTTCCTTTGCATTGTGGTTTCCTTGTTAGCAATCTGACCAATTAGATCCATCAGTCGAGCTTATCTCATGGTATAGTTGGTCTGGTAATAAGTTTCTCTGTAACCTCCACATCGTTAAGCTAAATGTGGCAGGCACATCCTGAAGGAAGTTTCTTAAATATAATGATTCATTCTTATTCTATCGGATCCTTCTACCAGTCTGTTAGAACTCACTCACCCATAAGCATACAATGTTTCCTGCTGCCTTCTTCCAAAAGTAGTAATTTCATTCTTTGATCATAATGATTTCCCTTTGCAGAAATGAACAGGGGTTGTTTTATGCATTGGATCTTGGAGGAACCAACTTCCGCGTCCTGCGAGTCCAACTCGGTGGCAAGGAGAAACGTGTCGTCCAACAACAGTACGAGGAAGTCTCAATTCCACCACATCTGATGGTTGGAACTTCCATGGTAAGCATTTGCTGCTTGATTTTAAATTTCTTGGAGCTGTACATTCCGTGCTTGTCTTATGTATTTTCTGACTATTAATGCAGGAACTGTTTGATTTTATTGCTTCtgcattgtcaaaatttgttgATACTGAAGGTGATGATTTCCACCTCCCAGAAGGGAGACAGAGAGAGCTGGGCTTCACCTTTTCCTTCCCAGTGAGCCAGACATCAATATCGTCAGGAACGCTCATCAAGTggacaaagggtttctccatcAATGACGCGGTAAAAGTCAAAAATAACTTTTGGACATACCTTGACTAGAACACTATCCTGATCCTTCTTTAAACACATGAATTATGTCACAAGGTTCCTTGATAAAGCTTGATTGAATATGGCAATGGAGTATTTCAATTAGCTATTTGCTACAATCTCCCTTTGTGTACATTGTAATCAACTTAACTAGGTTAGTGAAAAGAAATATCGACCTTGATCAGGAAGCATATTTAATTTGAGGATCTTTAGTAGTACTCAGTATTATGTTTGCCTGGTTGATCATATCTGTGTGAACTGTCAAGCATCCAATAAGAATAATTTGATTTTGCTATATTATCTCCTGAATTAGGTTGGTGAAGACGTTGTATCTGAGTTGGGCAAGGCCATGGAGAGGCAGGGATTAGATATGAAAATTACAGCATTGGTAagttaatatatattaatttagtcAATTTCTTACTTCCACACTATATCTATGCTCAGCTCCGTTATCTGAGGCATTGATAATCATTTGTATCCTGATGCTGTTTTTGGGGTATTCACATCTGATGATGTGATGCAAACATTGTTGACATGATTTACCACTGATGTTAGGTTAATGACACTGTCGGCACATTGGCTGGTGGGAGGTATGCGGATAACAGTGTTGTTGCTGCTATAATATTGGGCACTGGTACAAATGCAGCATATGTTGAGAATGCTAATGCAATTCCTAAATGGACCGGTTTACTGCCTAGGTCCGGAAATATGGTTAGTGTGTGAATACCTTATGCTTGGGATTATCATTAGTTGTCTATGTCTTATAGATGATCAATGCCGACACTCTTGAATGTTAaccctacttaaaaaaatatgtaaacgTGGAATTATTTGGTATTCTCTAGGTAATCAACACAGAATGGGGGAGCTTTAAATCAGATAAGCTTCCTCTTTCAGAATTCGATAAAGCAATGGATTTTGAAAGCTTGAATCCTGGAGAGCAGGTATTCTATCCCCAGTATTTTCCTCTCCTTTTAGTTTTAGCCTTTTAGGTGGACCGCATTAACTTGTATGTATTTTCCAACAGATATATGAAAAGTTGATTTCTGGCATGTATCTTGGAGAGATAGTGCGAAGAATCTTGCTGAAGCTTGCTCATGATGCAGCTTTGTTTGGGGATGTTGTTCCATCTAAGCTAGAGCAACCGTTTGTACTAAGGTATATTTCTGTACCATCTCTCTTTTGATCTTCATTCCTTCCTTTTGTCATGGCAAAAGCCGTTTTACTTTGTTGTTAACTATCATGCtggtcaagttttttttttcacgatttcTGTGACTACCCCTTGGATAAGAGTGCACATGATATAAAGACGTTGGCATCGTTTCCATTATAATATTTGCACTGTTGATAATATACCCAGATAGATTATGGAAGGGGAAGTTGTTTGTATATCTTGAAATTATCATGCTAAATCAGTTAGCAAATCCATGGAAGGTGACAAACATACACTTTGTTGTTTTATCCATTACTACTTTCTTCTGGTTCTGGTTGATTCTCATAATTGTGTGCAACTAGAAGTTATCTAGCTTGGATAATTAGGGTGGTTTGGTTTTTGCTCACCAGTTTTTCTTTATGCTTCTAACCCCTCAATCTTATGCAACTCTGGTAGAATTTTTTATAAGTATCTCAATTGTTGTATCACAGGACACCGGATATGTCAGCCATGCATCATGACTCGTCACATGACCTTAAAACTGTTGGAGCTAAGCTAAAGGATATCGTCGGGGTATGAAATTTCTTGACCCAAAGTGGATACGCAACATCCAACACTGTTCAATGAGTATTGGTTGCTTATTTATGATTTGATCTTTTATTCAGGTCCCAGATACTTCCCTGGAAGTAAGATACATTACCAGTCACATTTGTGACATAGTTGCAGAGCGTGCTGCACGCTTGGCTGCTGCTGGCATATATGGGGTCCTAAAGAAGCTAGGTCGGGACAAGATGCCAAAAGACGGCAGTAAGATGCCTAGGACTGTCATTGCCTTGGATGGTGGGCTCTATGAACATTACAAGAAGTTCAGCAGTTGCTTAGAATCAACTCTAACAGACCTTCTTGGGGATGATGTCTCGTCTTCTGTGGTTACCAAGCTGGCCAACGATGGTTCTGGCATTGGAGCTGCTCTTCTCGCAGCCTCGCACTCCCAGTATGCCGAGATCGACTAGCTTTAAGGATGAtcttgatgaatgatgaatcaAACTCCGTTTGTAGGTTCTCATTTCCCCCTTCAAAATCCACATAATACTCCTGGCTCCCCCCTTGAAATCTTACCATCTTTTTTTGGCTATTCTGAGGGCAAACATAAGTGCCTCTGCAGCGGGATATAGCTAGTATAGCGACAATGAGTTTGGAGGTTTTCTAATGGCATAAAACGTTGGATGGCAGTAGCAGACTAACAGGGAAATGGAGGCACAGGCAATTTCCATTCCTGTTCTGTCAGATTCTTTTCCCCCTTAATTGATGTTGAGAACCAAGATTTTTTTGCTCTGTATTTTCTCTTCGTAATAAAGAAGGGGACATAATCGAATTGCTCTTGTTTGATCTCATATATGTATGTGACTGCACTCTCACTGTCCCAAAATTTTATAGATGCATTTACAAAGTTACAATACTCATTACATGCAAATAACTGAAGGATGGCGAATGTTTTTGTCTGGTATCTACCTGCTCTCCTAACTAGCGTGCCATCTCTCCTAGATGGTAACCATTGGATCAGGTTATACTTCTTATTGACCATTGTTCTCATACTATGCTGTCCAAGCTGCCGTTGCCGTCGTCGATGCCTTTGGTGTCCGAAAGCTGCTTCCGGCGGCTGCCACCCCTGATCGGCAGAAacggcgcgccgtcgccgtcgtacTCCGCCACCTTCCCGTCCACGGTGTTCTGGAGCGCCTGCTCGCACCTCACCAGAATCTGCAGAACGTCCCTCATCgtcggcctcgtcgccggctgcGCGCCGGTGCAGATGATGCCGAGCTTGAACACGacctcggcgtcgtcgccgtacCCGGCGTCGGTGATGCACCTGTCCACCGCGTCGGCGATGCTCCTGCCCGATTGCAGGTGCCGCCACGCCCACTCCGCCAGCGagccgtgctcgccgccgtcgtgggcTTCCCTGCCGGTGATCAGCTCGAGGAGCACCAccccgaagctgtacacgtcgacCTTCTCGTTCACCTTCCTCGTGTACGCGCACTCTGCACGAGACGATCGTGGTCAGCACAAGGTAAGTCGCTGTGATAAGAGAAGAAATCAAGGGAGAATCGTGAGACGAGCAGCGAGGTTGGTTGAGGTGAATTACCAGGAGCCATGTAGCCGAACgatccggcgacggcggtcATGGTGTCCGGCGTCCCGGCCTGGACCAGCATCCGGGCGAGCCCGAAGTCGGCGACCTTGGCCATGAGCTCAGCGTCGAGCAGGATGTTGCTGGACTTGATGTCCCGGTGCACGATCGGCGGCGAGCACTCGTGGTGCATGTAGCAGAGGCCCCTCGCCGCGCCGACGGCCACCCTGACCCTCGCCAGCCAGTCCAGCGGCGCTCGCCGGACCGacggcgccctcgccgtcgcgccaCCGGCCAGCAATTTGTTCCCGTGGAGCCACTTGTCGAGGCTGCCGTTCTCCATGTACTCGTACACGAGGAGCTTCGTCTCCGCGCGGGAGAGGCAGCAGAGGAGCTTCACGATGTTGGTGTGGCGGACATGACCGAGGATGTCCACCTCCGAATCGAACTCGCGCTCCAGGTTCTTGTCCAGCTTGCCGCCGGTCCATATGCGCTTCACGGCGAcggtgccgccggcgccgccgctgctccggctGGCGTACGCGACGCGGTAcacgcgccccgcgccgcccttGCCGATGAGGTTCTCGTCGGCGAGCCCGCGCACAAGGGCGGCCTCGCTGAAGTCGAGGGGCTGGAATGGGGTCATCTTCCATGCCGGCTCTGTCCGCGCGAGCCGCTTCCGCCTCTTGATGTCGCGGACGACGAAGAAGGCGAGCGCCCCGATCAAGACGACGagggccgcgccggcggcgaggagaccCGACCGGAGACCCGGCGATACGCCGTCGGATGCCTTCGCAGCGCACGAGCGCAGGCCCGCGAAGttacccgccggcgccgccgataCGCAGAGACCGGGGTTGCCGAGGAAGCTCTGGTCGTAGGCGGAGATGGCGAGCGCGGCCGGGATCTCGCCGGTGAGCTGATTTGACGACAGGTTAAGCTGGTTAATCTTCAGCGATCCCAGCGACGTCGGAATACCGCCGGAGAGCTTGTTCGACGAAAGGTCGAGCAGGGTGAGCACCGGCATGGAGCCCAATCCCGCCGGAATATCGCCGGTGAACT contains these protein-coding regions:
- the LOC127773288 gene encoding hexokinase-5 codes for the protein MGKAAAVGTAVVVAAAVGVAVVLARRRRRRDLELVEGAAAERKRKVAAVIEDVEHALSTPTALLRGISDAMVTEMERGLRGDSHAMVKMLITYVDNLPTGNEQGLFYALDLGGTNFRVLRVQLGGKEKRVVQQQYEEVSIPPHLMVGTSMELFDFIASALSKFVDTEGDDFHLPEGRQRELGFTFSFPVSQTSISSGTLIKWTKGFSINDAVGEDVVSELGKAMERQGLDMKITALVNDTVGTLAGGRYADNSVVAAIILGTGTNAAYVENANAIPKWTGLLPRSGNMVINTEWGSFKSDKLPLSEFDKAMDFESLNPGEQIYEKLISGMYLGEIVRRILLKLAHDAALFGDVVPSKLEQPFVLRTPDMSAMHHDSSHDLKTVGAKLKDIVGVPDTSLEVRYITSHICDIVAERAARLAAAGIYGVLKKLGRDKMPKDGSKMPRTVIALDGGLYEHYKKFSSCLESTLTDLLGDDVSSSVVTKLANDGSGIGAALLAASHSQYAEID